The sequence below is a genomic window from bacterium.
TCACTTCTACAGGAATAATCTCTACTTTTTTTACCAACATTTCACGATCGCTAATTTTAGAAACAAGATGATTAGGAATCCCTTTTGCGGCCAGTAATTCATAAAGCTTGGCGGTAATGGCATTGTTGATAGCGCCTTTTTCTTCAATAGTGCCCTTCTTTTTATTATTAAAAGCGGTGGCGTCATCTTTGTAATACATGATGAGCAAATTGGGATCGTCGGTTTTAAAAATAACTTTGACTTTTCCTTCGTAGAGTTGTTCGGTTTTATTGGGCATTGTTATTTTCCCTTCTTGGCTCCAAAAACACGTGTGTAAATGGTATCTACATGGCGCAGATAAAATTGGATATCAAACTGCGCATCAATATCGTCGTGCGATAAATAACGAGCTACTTTTTCGTCGGCCTTAAGCAGCGCTTTAAAATCGGCATCTTCCTGCCACACCTTCATGGCATTAGTCTGCACCAAACGATAAGCATCTTCGCGGCTCATACCTTTATCGGTAAGCGCTACCAGTACACGCTGCGAAAAAACCAAACCATGCATCTTGTCGATATTTTTTTGCATGTTCTTGGGATATACCACCAGGTTTTCAATAATATTGCAGGTACGCTGCAGCATGAAATCAAGCGCAATAGTGGCATCGGGAGCAATCACGCGTTCGGCCGAGCTGTGCGAAATATCGCGTTCGTGCCAGAGGGCCACATTTTCAAGGGCGGTAACCGCATACCCGCGCAGTAAACGCGAAAGGCCCGATACATTTTCACTTAACACCGGGTTACGCTTGTGCGGCATGGCCGAAGATCCTTTTTGACCGGGAGAAAAATATTCTTCGGCTTCGTATACTTCGGTACGTTGTAAATGGCGCACTTCGGTGGCCATTTTATCGAGTGTGGCCCCAATAACGGCTAATGTAGAAAAATAATGTGCATGACGGTCGCGCTGTATAATTTGTGTAGAAATTTTAGCGGGCGTTAAACCTAGTTTGTTACATACGTATTCTTCAATTTCGGGTTCAATATTAGTAAACGTACCCATAGCACCCGAAAGTTTACCCACCCCAATGGTGCTAATAGCTTGTTCCAGGCGTTCACGGTTACGTTTCATTTCTTCGTACCACAACACAAATTTAAGTCCAAAGCTGATGGGTTCACCGTGAATACCATGCGAGCGGCCCATACAAGGCGTATGCTTATGCTCTTGCGCCCGCAGCATGAGAGCAGACAGAAGATGATCGATATCTTTTAAAAGAATTTGGCCAGCCTGAACCAACTGCACAGCAAAGCTGGTATCTACCACATCGGATGAGGTTAAGCCCCGGTGAATATAGCGTGAATCGGGCCCTACAAATTCGGCTACCGAGGTTAAAAACGCGATAACATCATGTTTTAATTCACGTTCTAGCTGGTCGATGCGCTCTACATTA
It includes:
- the purB gene encoding adenylosuccinate lyase, which codes for MIPRYTNPEMAAIWEPHNRFKIWLEIEMLALEAWAEKGVLSKDTVRAIRSKAKFNVERIDQLERELKHDVIAFLTSVAEFVGPDSRYIHRGLTSSDVVDTSFAVQLVQAGQILLKDIDHLLSALMLRAQEHKHTPCMGRSHGIHGEPISFGLKFVLWYEEMKRNRERLEQAISTIGVGKLSGAMGTFTNIEPEIEEYVCNKLGLTPAKISTQIIQRDRHAHYFSTLAVIGATLDKMATEVRHLQRTEVYEAEEYFSPGQKGSSAMPHKRNPVLSENVSGLSRLLRGYAVTALENVALWHERDISHSSAERVIAPDATIALDFMLQRTCNIIENLVVYPKNMQKNIDKMHGLVFSQRVLVALTDKGMSREDAYRLVQTNAMKVWQEDADFKALLKADEKVARYLSHDDIDAQFDIQFYLRHVDTIYTRVFGAKKGK